The following coding sequences lie in one Apium graveolens cultivar Ventura chromosome 1, ASM990537v1, whole genome shotgun sequence genomic window:
- the LOC141663183 gene encoding uncharacterized protein LOC141663183, translating into MGSSKQCKVKLPIVGLNIIIVILLSLVEMDEAQVRIPGRYDGFVYSLPETQQHFISIEAFVDPVCPDSRDSWPPLKQLVHHHSSSILLIVHPFPLPYHDNAFVTSRALHVVDKINSSATFSLLEKFFEHQERFYNAQTFNLSRASVVDHVAKFASEATGLSYISAIQDGFKDRTTDQATRISFKYGCSRGVFGAPFFFVNGFVLPNPGSPVDYKTWRSIIDPLLDKNGIQRLDHVQFY; encoded by the exons ATGGGTAGCTCAAAACAGTGTAAAGTGAAGCTACCAATTGTTGGCCTGAACATCATCATCGTCATCTTGTTATCATTAGTGGAGATGGATGAAGCACAGGTAAGAATTCCAGGCAGGTACGATGGGTTTGTTTATTCATTGCCGGAGACTCAACAACATTTCATCTCCATCGAAGCTTTTGTTGACCCAGTTTGCCCAGACAGCAGAGACTCTTGGCCTCCACTTAAACAACTTGTTCATCACCATTCTTCTTCTATTCTTCTCATTGTCCATCCCTTTCCTTTACC TTACCATGACAATGCCTTTGTCACTTCACGTGCTCTGCATGTTGTAGACAAGATCAACAGTTCTGCTACTTTCAGTTTATTGGAGAAGTTCTTTGAGCACCAG GAGAGGTTCTACAATGCTCAAACCTTCAACTTGTCAAGGGCATCTGTTGTAGATCATGTCGCAAAGTTTGCATCTGAGGCAACTGGTCTGTCCTATATATCTGCTATTCAAGATGGCTTCAAGGACAGAACAACTGATCAAGCAACAAGAATTTCTTTCAAG TATGGCTGTTCAAGAGGGGTCTTTGGGGCACCATTTTTCTTTGTTAACGGATTTGTATTACCTAATCCGGGCTCACCTGTTGATTATAAAACATGGAGAAGCATCATCGATCCATTACTTGACAAGAATGGAATTCAGAGACTGGATCATGTACAATTCTATTAA